ATTTGGTAGTGCCATCCTTGGTCTGATTGCATAATTACCGGTTTTTCCTTCGCAATAGGGCGTTCCACTTGCTCTAACATATCAATTACAGGCTTTAATTTGGCATTTTCTGACATGGTATAACTGATGATCTCTCCATTGAACATATCAATGATCGGAGACAAGTAGAGTTTCTTGTCAGTGACTTTAAACTCCGTAATATCGGTAGCCCATTTTTCATTTGGCATAGAAGCTTTAAAGTTGCGTTCTAAAAGATTTGGAGCGACTTTACCCATTTCCCCCTTATAGGATTTGTATTTTTTTGTCCGAATCAAACTCTGGATTCCCAATTCCTGCATCAATCTCAAAACTGTTTTATGGTTGAGAATCATGCCTTCGTTTCTAAGTTGAAATTTGATGCGCCTGTAGCCCATTCGCCCTTTATGTTCCTTATAGATCCTGGAAATAGCCTTTTTGGCTTCCAGATATTTATCCGGCTTTCTGGATTGTTTTATGTGATAATAAAAGGTACTTCTGGCCATCCCAGCATGCACTAACAGATCTGATAATGCATGAGACTGCCTTAATTCCTGGATGACTTCCGCTTTTCTTCTTTCTCTTTGTCGGCTTGAATTAAGGCATGGAGCTTTTTTAAATATGCATTTTCAGCTCTCAGGGAAGCTAATTCCTTCAGGAGCTCTTCTTCCTTGGTTTTGGGCTTTTTGATTCTTTTGGCCATGGGAAATTTTGGTTCACTTTGTTTCCTTGCTAAACCTTCAGAGCCTTTTTCATCATAAAGAGCTATCCATTTGACCAAGGAACCAGGACTTCGAATATTAAACTGAATACAGGTCTCCAATAAAGATAACGACTTCTTTCGCATGGTCTCAATAGCCTTGACCTTGAATGCAGGAGGATATTCTCTATTTGAAATAGGCATAAGGCCCATAATTCCGTGTTTTTGATACAAGAGAACCCATTTACGAATAAGAGATTTATCAACTCCTAAATCCTGACCTACTTTAAATACTGATCGCTTATCGTGGATCACTTGATCAACTGCCTCTTTCCTAAAGAGGACAGAATACTTCTTTTTACCTTTCATAAAATTGCCTTCAAATAGTGTCTAACTTTTTGGGGCTATTTCAGTACAGGGTATTTTTTTGTATCTGAAAATCACTTTCTTTAAGTTTTGATTTTCTTAGGGATAATTTCTTAATGGAATAAACTCATTTAACCTTACTAACCCATGTCTTATGAAGCTTGAAAAAATCCTGGATAGACTCAGTTCCATTGAAAAAAACTCTTTTATTAAAATCATTGACAACATTATTTCAAGTAGTAAGGAGAAAAGGAAAGAAATAGAAAAAATCCTTGCTCAAGCCGATAAAGGATTAAAATCTGTCGATAATCAAAACATCTCCAAAATCTTTGAACTGGTTGAAGAAGAGTTTACTGAATATGTACGCTGCGAATTTCAGGAAGTAAACTCTCAACTCGATATTTTAATAGACATTATTATCAGAGATGGTAATTGCTTGATGCGGCAGGATTGGTTTTCTAGGTTATACGAGGCTGAAATCAAGTCATTGAATGCCAAAATAAAAACTTTGGCGGCCGATGCTAAAGATGATAAATCGGACCTTAGTCCTGAACGTAAAAGAGACTATAGAATATATCAGGCCTGTTTGTCTACAGCATTTTTTAATGACCTTGAAAACAATAGGGAAGCAAAAATCACCTCAGATGAACTATCCATTATTCTGACACTTTCCAAAGAATTAGGTCTGTCCCAAGAAGAAATCAAACTGATCAATTACTCCATACTTGGCGTTAAGAAAATGGATATACAGGAAGTGATTAATAACCTCAAGAACATTGGGGTGATTTTCTATTCCAAAAAAGAGAATACCATTTTCGTTGCTGATGAAATGGTACGCTTATTAAGAAAAGTCAGAAATAAAGAAGTAGCAGATAAATTCTACAGACGTACCCTCAAGTTACTCCGGGAGCCCATAATCAATTCCATTGCAAAGAACCATAACATAGATAGAAAGCTGTCCACTTCTAGGAAGATAGAGGACATTATCAGTGCAGGAGTTTCATTCACTGACCTGCTGGTCAATGATATTTATAAGGATGGGACCAATCTGACAGAAAGGAAGAAAACTTTAAATGAACTCTGTGAAAAGGGATTGCAGATCCCCAACCTGAGAGGGAGCACACTGCAGGAGAAAATAGATAGCCTGA
This genomic window from Algoriphagus sp. TR-M9 contains:
- a CDS encoding IS3 family transposase → MFKKAPCLNSSRQRERRKAEVIQELRQSHALSDLLVHAGMARSTFYYHIKQSRKPDKYLEAKKAISRIYKEHKGRMGYRRIKFQLRNEGMILNHKTVLRLMQELGIQSLIRTKKYKSYKGEMGKVAPNLLERNFKASMPNEKWATDITEFKVTDKKLYLSPIIDMFNGEIISYTMSENAKLKPVIDMLEQVERPIAKEKPVIMQSDQGWHYQMKLYQDTLHKKNIVPSMSRKGNCLDNAIIENFFGTLKCELFYLKKYNSINELKKEIKEYIHYYNHKRIRLNLNGMSPVSYRIHSLNST
- a CDS encoding transposase, whose amino-acid sequence is MKGKKKYSVLFRKEAVDQVIHDKRSVFKVGQDLGVDKSLIRKWVLLYQKHGIMGLMPISNREYPPAFKVKAIETMRKKSLSLLETCIQFNIRSPGSLVKWIALYDEKGSEGLARKQSEPKFPMAKRIKKPKTKEEELLKELASLRAENAYLKKLHALIQADKEKEEKRKSSRN